A window of Xyrauchen texanus isolate HMW12.3.18 chromosome 10, RBS_HiC_50CHRs, whole genome shotgun sequence contains these coding sequences:
- the LOC127650707 gene encoding class I histocompatibility antigen, Non-RT1.A alpha-1 chain-like codes for MNRPQWIIYSQLDREMISIIIIILFYSVCALQIKCEKHSLQYEYTALSTPDTFSGSVFSAVSVCDDRQISHYSHEEQDWKKSEIWRDVPELHESRDWFLHQVNILSNCTNSKCSELHVVQRRVGCEVEKLPDGAIKYLEGFNEYQYDGEDFIAFNFNTTQWINKNPKAKETKLKWDRQTDRNQIIKDQLNNCMNWISTFNNTQRTRPDVEMFAVESPQDQNKLILTCLATGFYPKHLEMNMMLNGIKLDHVNSSGIRPNGDETFQLRISVEIHRNEKEGFECHVNHISVKEPVISEWDGKCRNCSEASRTNIITIIIAAVTVTVFMIAICVYIHKRKGSNVQLNCNESDRREKSDSEKTERLNAADSPENDSSNTL; via the exons CAGTGGATTATTTACTCACAACTGGACAGAGAGATGatctccattattattattatactgttttaCTCAGTATGTGCACTCCAAATCAAGTGTG AGAAACACTCACTCCAGTATGAGTACACCGCCCTTTCCACACCGGACACATTCTCTGGATCTGTGTTCAGTGCTGTTAGTGTGTGTGATGATAGACAGATCTCTCACTACAGTCATGAAGAACAAGACTGGAAGAAATCAGAAATCTGGAGAGATGTTCCTGAACTACATGAGTCTAGAGACTGGTTTCTACATCAGGTTAATATTCTGTCAAACTGCACAAACTCCAAGTGTTCTG AGCTTCATGTAGTTCAGAGAAGAGTTGGATGTGAGGTGGAGAAACTTCCTGATGGAGCAATCAAGTATCTGGAGGGGTTTAATGAGTATCAATATGATGGAGAAGATTTTATTGCCTTTAATTTTAACACAACACAGTGGATCAATAAAAATCCCAAagccaaagaaacaaaactgaaGTGGGACCGTCAAACAGATCGAAACCAAATCATCAAGGATCAACTAAACAACTGCATGAACTGGATCTCCACATTTAATAATACTCAAAGAA CTCGTCCAGATGTTGAGATGTTTGCTGTTGAATCTCCTCAAGACCAAAACAAGTTGATTCTGACCTGTCTGGCCACTGGTTTCTACCCCAAACACCTGGAGATGAATATGATGTTGAACGGCATTAAACTGGATCATGTAAACTCTTCTGGAATCAGACCAAACGGTGATGAAACCTTTCAGCTGAGAATCAGTGTGGAGATCCACAGAAATGAGAAAGAGGGTTTTGAGTGTCATGTCAATCACATCAGTGTAAAAGAGCCGGTTATATCAGAATGgg ATGGAAAATGCAGAAACTGCAGTGAAGCATCTAGAACAAATATTATAACAATCATAATAGCAGCAGTCACAGTTACAGTGTTCATGATTGCGATTTGTGTTTATATCCACAAAAGAAAAGGGTCTAATG TCCAGTTAAACTGTAATGAGTCTGACAGAAGAGAGAAAAGTGACTCTGAGAAGACTGAACGACTCAATGCTGCTGATTCACCTGAGAATGATTCATCAAACACACTGTAA